In Chlorocebus sabaeus isolate Y175 chromosome 5, mChlSab1.0.hap1, whole genome shotgun sequence, one genomic interval encodes:
- the GSE1 gene encoding genetic suppressor element 1 isoform X3: protein MLGMKTWSSLLQNLSMSHEPKSPSLGMLSTATRTTATVNPLTPSPLNGALVPSGSPATSSALSAQAAPSSSFAAALRKLAKQAEEPRGSSLSSESSPVSSPATNHSSPASTPKRVPMGPIIVPPGGHSVPSTPPVVTIAPTKTVNGVWRSESRQDAGSRSSSGGRERLIVEPPLPQEKAGGPAIPSHLLSTPYPFGLSPSSVVQDSRFPPLNLQRPVHHVVPPSTVTEDYLRSFRPYHTTDDLRMSSLPPLGLDPATAAAYYHPSYLAPHPFPHPAFRMDDSYCLSALRSPFYPIPTPGSLPPLHPSAMHLHLSGVRYPPELSHSSLAALHSERMSGLSAERLQMDEELRREREREREREADREREKEREREREKEREQEKEREREKERELERQREQRAREKELLAAKALEPAFLPVAELHGLRGHTTEERGKPSEQLTPTRAEKLKDAGLQAPKPVQHPLHPVATPHHTVPSLISNHGIFSLPSSSAATALLIQRTNEEEKWLARQRRLRQEKEDRQSQVSEFRQQVLEQHLDMGRPPVPVEVEHRPDSTTRPGPNRHEPGGRDPPQHFGGPPPLISPKPQLHAAPTALWNPVSLMDNTLETRRAESHSVHSHPAAFEPSRQAAVPLVKVERVFCPEKAEEGPRKREPTPLDKYQPPPPPPREGGSLEHQPFPPGPGPFLAELEKSTQTILGQQRASLPQAATFGELSGPLKPGSPYRPPAPRAPDPAYIYDEFLQQRRRLVSKLDLEERRRREAQEKGYYYDLDDSYDESDEEEVRAHLRCVAEQPPLKLDTSSEKLEFLQLFGLTTQQQKEELVAQKRRKRRRMLRERSPSPPTVQSKRQTPSPRLALSTRYSPDEMNNSPNFEEKKKFLTIFNLTHISAEKRKDKERLVEMLRAMKQKALSAAVADSLTNSPRDSPAVSLSEPATQQASLDVEKPVGVAASLSDVPKAMEPGKLEQVRPQELSRIQELAPASGEKARLSEAPGGKKSLSMLHYIRGAASKDIPVPLSHSTNGKSKPWEPFVAEEFAHQFHESVLQSTQKALQKHKGSMAVLSAEQNHKVDTSVHYNIPELQSSSRAPPPQHNGQQEPPTVRKGPPTQEMDRDSEEEEEEEDEDGEDDEEAPRRKWQGIEAIFEAYQEHIEEQNLERQVLQTQCRRLEARHYSLSLTAEQLSHSVAELRSQKQKMVSERERLQAELDHLRKCLALPAMHWPRGYLKGYPR, encoded by the exons gcatgagccatgagccCAAGTCCCCTTCGCTAGGGATGCTTTCCACCGCGACCAGGACCACCGCCACCGTCAACCCCCTCACCCCCTCGCCGCTCAATGGCGCCCTGGTGCCCAGCGGCAGCCCCGCCACCAGCAGCGCGCTGTCGGCCCAGGCCGCGCCATCCTCCAGCTTTGCCGCCGCGCTGCGCAAGCTCGCCAAACAGGCGGAGGAGCCCAGAG GGTCCTCACTGAGCAGCGAGTCGTCCCCCGTGTCCTCTCCGGCCACCAACCATAGCTCCCCTGCCAGCACACCCAAGCGCGTGCCCATGGGCCCTATCATCGTCCCCCCTGGGGGCCACAGCGTGCCCAGCACACCCCCCGTGGTGACCATCGCTCCAACCAAAACCGTCAATGGCGTCTGGAGGAGTGAAAGCCGGCAG GACGCCGGCTCCAGGAGCAGCAGTGGAGGTCGGGAACGCCTCATTGTGGAGCCCCCGCTCCCCCAGGAGAAGGCAGGGGGCCCAGCCATCCCCTCGCACCTGCTCAGCACCCCCTACCCTTTCGGCCTCTCCCCCAGCTCGGTTGTGCAGGATTCCCGCTTCCCACCACTCAA CCTCCAGCGGCCTGTGCACCACGTGGTGCCCCCCAGCACCGTGACCGAGGACTACCTGAGAAGCTTCCGGCCCTACCACACCACTGACGACCTCCGCATGTCCTCGCTGCCTCCCCTCGGCCTGGACCCGGCCACTGCTGCAGCCTACTACCACCCCAGCTACCTGGCCCcacaccccttcccccacccgGCCTTCAG GATGGATGACTCCTACTGCCTGTCCGCCCTGAGGTCCCCGTTctaccccatccccacccccggCTCCCTGCCCCCGCTGCACCCATCAGCGATGCACCTCCACCTCTCCGGGGTCCGCTACCCCCCCGAGCTCTCCCACTCATCCCTGGCAGCGCTGCACTCGGAGCGCATGTCCGGCCTCAGTGCGGAGAG GCTGCAGATGGACGAGGAGCTAAGGCGGGAGAGGGAGCGTGAGCGTGAGCGTGAGGCTGACCGCGAGCGGGAGAAGGAACGTGAGCGCGAACGCGAGAAGGAGCGCGAGCAAGAGAAGGAGCGTGAGCGTGAGAAGGAGCGCGAGCTGGAGCGCCAGCGGGAGCAGCGGGCCCGGGAGAAGGAGCTGCTGGCCGCCAAGGCCCTGGAGCCCGCCTTCCTGCCTGTGGCCGAGCTGCATGGGCTGCGTGGCCATACCACTGAGGAGCGGGGCAAGCCCTCGGAGCAGCTGACCCCAACCCGAGCAG AGAAGCTGAAGGATGCCGGCCTGCAGGCGCCCAAGCCTGTGCAACACCCCTTGCATCCGGTGGCCACCCCACACCACACGGTGCCGAGCCTCATCTCCAACCATGGCATCTTCTCTCTGCCGAGCAGCAGTGCTGCTACCGCCCTGCTGATCCAGCGCACCAACGAAGAGGAGAAGTGGCTGGCGCGGCAGCGGCGGCTGCGGCAGGAGAAGGAGGACCGGCAGTCTCAGGTGTCGGAGTTCCGGCAGCAAGTGCTGGAACAGCACCTGGACATGGGCCGACCCCCGGTGCCGGTGGAGGTGGAGCACAGGCCAGACAGCACCACCAG GCCAGGACCAAACCGTCACGAGCCAGGTGGCCGCGACCCTccgcagcactttggggggccaccACCTCTGATTTCACCCAAGCCCCAGCTCCATGCTGCACCCACGGCCCTCTGGAACCCCGTGTCCCTGATGGACAACACCTTGGAGACACGGCGGGCCGAGAGCCACTCTGTGCACAGTCATCCGGCTGCATTTGAGCCCAGCCGCCAGGCAGCCGTGCCGCTGGTGAAGGTGGAGCGGGTCTTCTGCCCAGAGAAAGCAGAGGAGGGGCCACGGAAGCGTGAGCCCACCCCCCTGGACAAGTACCAACCACCTCCGCCGCCACCACGAGAGGGAGGGAGCCTGGAGCACCAGCCCTTCCCGCCTGGGCCTGGGCCCTTCCTGGCTGAGCTCGAGAAGTCCACCCAGACCATCCTGGGCCAGCAGCGGGCCTCCCTCCCACAGGCAGCCACCTTCGGGGAGCTCAGCGGACCCCTGAAGCCTGGCTCGCCCTACCGGCCCCCAGCTCCACGGGCCCCCGACCCCGCCTACATCTACGATGAGTTCCTGCAGCAGCGCCGGAGGCTGGTCAGCAAGCTGGATCTGGAGGAGCGCAGGCGGCGGGAGGCCCAGGAGAAAG GGTACTACTACGACCTCGATGACTCTTATGATGAGAGCGATGAGGAGGAGGTCAGGGCCCACCTCCGCTGCGTGGCCGAGCAGCCGCCCCTCAAACTGGACACGTCCTCCGAG AAGCTAGAGTTTTTGCAACTTTTTGGCTTGACCACCCAACAGCAGAAGGAGGAACTGGTGGCCCAGAAGCGCAGGAAGCGGCGGCGGATGTTGAGAGAGAGAAGCCCGTCGCCCCCAACGGTTCAGAGCAAGCGGCAGACGCCTTCGCCGAGACTGGCGCTGTCCACCCGCTACAGCCCTGACGAGATGAACAACAGTCCCAACTTCGAAGAAAAGAAGAAGTTCCTGACCATCTTCAACCTGACCCACATCAGCGCCGAGAAGAGGAAAG ACAAAGAGAGACTTGTTGAAATGCTCCGTGCCATGAAGCAGAAGGCACTGTCAGCAGCAGTGGCCGACTCCTTGACAAACTCTCCGAGGGACAGTCCTGCCGTCTCCCTGAGTG aaCCAGCCACTCAGCAAGCCTCTCTGGATGTGGAGAAGCCGGTGGGGGTTGCTGCTTCCTTGTCTGACGTCCCAAAGGCCATGGAGCCTGGGAAGCTGGAACAGGTTCGGCCCCAGGAGCTGTCGAGAATCCAGGAGCTAGCTCCTGCCAGTGGGGAGAAGGCCAGGCTGAGCGAGGCCCCTGGAGGCAAGAAGAGCCTGAGCATGCTTCACTACATCCGGGGCGCTGCATCCAAGGACATTCCTGTGCCGCTATCCCACAGCACCAATGGGAAGAGCAAGCCGTGGGAGCCCTTTGTGGCAGAAGAGTTTGCACATCAGTTCCACGAGTCAGTGCTGCAGTCCACCCAGAAGGCCCTGCAGAAGCATAAAG GGAGCATGGCTGTGCTGTCTGCAGAGCAGAACCACAAGGTTGACACGTCCGTCCACTACAACATTCCCGAGCTGCAGTCCTCCAGCCGCGCCCCTCCACCCCAGCACAATGGACAGCAGGAGCCCCCCACTGTGAGGAAGGGCCCCCCAACCCAGGAGATGGACCGGGACtcggaagaggaggaagaggaggaggatgaagatgGAGAAGATGATGAGGAAGCCCCAAGACGCAAGTGGCAAGGGATTGAGGCCATTTTTGAAGCTTACCAGGAACACATAGAAG
- the GSE1 gene encoding genetic suppressor element 1 isoform X6, with protein MKGMSHEPKSPSLGMLSTATRTTATVNPLTPSPLNGALVPSGSPATSSALSAQAAPSSSFAAALRKLAKQAEEPRGSSLSSESSPVSSPATNHSSPASTPKRVPMGPIIVPPGGHSVPSTPPVVTIAPTKTVNGVWRSESRQDAGSRSSSGGRERLIVEPPLPQEKAGGPAIPSHLLSTPYPFGLSPSSVVQDSRFPPLNLQRPVHHVVPPSTVTEDYLRSFRPYHTTDDLRMSSLPPLGLDPATAAAYYHPSYLAPHPFPHPAFRMDDSYCLSALRSPFYPIPTPGSLPPLHPSAMHLHLSGVRYPPELSHSSLAALHSERMSGLSAERLQMDEELRREREREREREADREREKEREREREKEREQEKEREREKERELERQREQRAREKELLAAKALEPAFLPVAELHGLRGHTTEERGKPSEQLTPTRAEKLKDAGLQAPKPVQHPLHPVATPHHTVPSLISNHGIFSLPSSSAATALLIQRTNEEEKWLARQRRLRQEKEDRQSQVSEFRQQVLEQHLDMGRPPVPVEVEHRPDSTTRPGPNRHEPGGRDPPQHFGGPPPLISPKPQLHAAPTALWNPVSLMDNTLETRRAESHSVHSHPAAFEPSRQAAVPLVKVERVFCPEKAEEGPRKREPTPLDKYQPPPPPPREGGSLEHQPFPPGPGPFLAELEKSTQTILGQQRASLPQAATFGELSGPLKPGSPYRPPAPRAPDPAYIYDEFLQQRRRLVSKLDLEERRRREAQEKGYYYDLDDSYDESDEEEVRAHLRCVAEQPPLKLDTSSEKLEFLQLFGLTTQQQKEELVAQKRRKRRRMLRERSPSPPTVQSKRQTPSPRLALSTRYSPDEMNNSPNFEEKKKFLTIFNLTHISAEKRKDKERLVEMLRAMKQKALSAAVADSLTNSPRDSPAVSLSEPATQQASLDVEKPVGVAASLSDVPKAMEPGKLEQVRPQELSRIQELAPASGEKARLSEAPGGKKSLSMLHYIRGAASKDIPVPLSHSTNGKSKPWEPFVAEEFAHQFHESVLQSTQKALQKHKGSMAVLSAEQNHKVDTSVHYNIPELQSSSRAPPPQHNGQQEPPTVRKGPPTQEMDRDSEEEEEEEDEDGEDDEEAPRRKWQGIEAIFEAYQEHIEEQNLERQVLQTQCRRLEARHYSLSLTAEQLSHSVAELRSQKQKMVSERERLQAELDHLRKCLALPAMHWPRGYLKGYPR; from the exons gcatgagccatgagccCAAGTCCCCTTCGCTAGGGATGCTTTCCACCGCGACCAGGACCACCGCCACCGTCAACCCCCTCACCCCCTCGCCGCTCAATGGCGCCCTGGTGCCCAGCGGCAGCCCCGCCACCAGCAGCGCGCTGTCGGCCCAGGCCGCGCCATCCTCCAGCTTTGCCGCCGCGCTGCGCAAGCTCGCCAAACAGGCGGAGGAGCCCAGAG GGTCCTCACTGAGCAGCGAGTCGTCCCCCGTGTCCTCTCCGGCCACCAACCATAGCTCCCCTGCCAGCACACCCAAGCGCGTGCCCATGGGCCCTATCATCGTCCCCCCTGGGGGCCACAGCGTGCCCAGCACACCCCCCGTGGTGACCATCGCTCCAACCAAAACCGTCAATGGCGTCTGGAGGAGTGAAAGCCGGCAG GACGCCGGCTCCAGGAGCAGCAGTGGAGGTCGGGAACGCCTCATTGTGGAGCCCCCGCTCCCCCAGGAGAAGGCAGGGGGCCCAGCCATCCCCTCGCACCTGCTCAGCACCCCCTACCCTTTCGGCCTCTCCCCCAGCTCGGTTGTGCAGGATTCCCGCTTCCCACCACTCAA CCTCCAGCGGCCTGTGCACCACGTGGTGCCCCCCAGCACCGTGACCGAGGACTACCTGAGAAGCTTCCGGCCCTACCACACCACTGACGACCTCCGCATGTCCTCGCTGCCTCCCCTCGGCCTGGACCCGGCCACTGCTGCAGCCTACTACCACCCCAGCTACCTGGCCCcacaccccttcccccacccgGCCTTCAG GATGGATGACTCCTACTGCCTGTCCGCCCTGAGGTCCCCGTTctaccccatccccacccccggCTCCCTGCCCCCGCTGCACCCATCAGCGATGCACCTCCACCTCTCCGGGGTCCGCTACCCCCCCGAGCTCTCCCACTCATCCCTGGCAGCGCTGCACTCGGAGCGCATGTCCGGCCTCAGTGCGGAGAG GCTGCAGATGGACGAGGAGCTAAGGCGGGAGAGGGAGCGTGAGCGTGAGCGTGAGGCTGACCGCGAGCGGGAGAAGGAACGTGAGCGCGAACGCGAGAAGGAGCGCGAGCAAGAGAAGGAGCGTGAGCGTGAGAAGGAGCGCGAGCTGGAGCGCCAGCGGGAGCAGCGGGCCCGGGAGAAGGAGCTGCTGGCCGCCAAGGCCCTGGAGCCCGCCTTCCTGCCTGTGGCCGAGCTGCATGGGCTGCGTGGCCATACCACTGAGGAGCGGGGCAAGCCCTCGGAGCAGCTGACCCCAACCCGAGCAG AGAAGCTGAAGGATGCCGGCCTGCAGGCGCCCAAGCCTGTGCAACACCCCTTGCATCCGGTGGCCACCCCACACCACACGGTGCCGAGCCTCATCTCCAACCATGGCATCTTCTCTCTGCCGAGCAGCAGTGCTGCTACCGCCCTGCTGATCCAGCGCACCAACGAAGAGGAGAAGTGGCTGGCGCGGCAGCGGCGGCTGCGGCAGGAGAAGGAGGACCGGCAGTCTCAGGTGTCGGAGTTCCGGCAGCAAGTGCTGGAACAGCACCTGGACATGGGCCGACCCCCGGTGCCGGTGGAGGTGGAGCACAGGCCAGACAGCACCACCAG GCCAGGACCAAACCGTCACGAGCCAGGTGGCCGCGACCCTccgcagcactttggggggccaccACCTCTGATTTCACCCAAGCCCCAGCTCCATGCTGCACCCACGGCCCTCTGGAACCCCGTGTCCCTGATGGACAACACCTTGGAGACACGGCGGGCCGAGAGCCACTCTGTGCACAGTCATCCGGCTGCATTTGAGCCCAGCCGCCAGGCAGCCGTGCCGCTGGTGAAGGTGGAGCGGGTCTTCTGCCCAGAGAAAGCAGAGGAGGGGCCACGGAAGCGTGAGCCCACCCCCCTGGACAAGTACCAACCACCTCCGCCGCCACCACGAGAGGGAGGGAGCCTGGAGCACCAGCCCTTCCCGCCTGGGCCTGGGCCCTTCCTGGCTGAGCTCGAGAAGTCCACCCAGACCATCCTGGGCCAGCAGCGGGCCTCCCTCCCACAGGCAGCCACCTTCGGGGAGCTCAGCGGACCCCTGAAGCCTGGCTCGCCCTACCGGCCCCCAGCTCCACGGGCCCCCGACCCCGCCTACATCTACGATGAGTTCCTGCAGCAGCGCCGGAGGCTGGTCAGCAAGCTGGATCTGGAGGAGCGCAGGCGGCGGGAGGCCCAGGAGAAAG GGTACTACTACGACCTCGATGACTCTTATGATGAGAGCGATGAGGAGGAGGTCAGGGCCCACCTCCGCTGCGTGGCCGAGCAGCCGCCCCTCAAACTGGACACGTCCTCCGAG AAGCTAGAGTTTTTGCAACTTTTTGGCTTGACCACCCAACAGCAGAAGGAGGAACTGGTGGCCCAGAAGCGCAGGAAGCGGCGGCGGATGTTGAGAGAGAGAAGCCCGTCGCCCCCAACGGTTCAGAGCAAGCGGCAGACGCCTTCGCCGAGACTGGCGCTGTCCACCCGCTACAGCCCTGACGAGATGAACAACAGTCCCAACTTCGAAGAAAAGAAGAAGTTCCTGACCATCTTCAACCTGACCCACATCAGCGCCGAGAAGAGGAAAG ACAAAGAGAGACTTGTTGAAATGCTCCGTGCCATGAAGCAGAAGGCACTGTCAGCAGCAGTGGCCGACTCCTTGACAAACTCTCCGAGGGACAGTCCTGCCGTCTCCCTGAGTG aaCCAGCCACTCAGCAAGCCTCTCTGGATGTGGAGAAGCCGGTGGGGGTTGCTGCTTCCTTGTCTGACGTCCCAAAGGCCATGGAGCCTGGGAAGCTGGAACAGGTTCGGCCCCAGGAGCTGTCGAGAATCCAGGAGCTAGCTCCTGCCAGTGGGGAGAAGGCCAGGCTGAGCGAGGCCCCTGGAGGCAAGAAGAGCCTGAGCATGCTTCACTACATCCGGGGCGCTGCATCCAAGGACATTCCTGTGCCGCTATCCCACAGCACCAATGGGAAGAGCAAGCCGTGGGAGCCCTTTGTGGCAGAAGAGTTTGCACATCAGTTCCACGAGTCAGTGCTGCAGTCCACCCAGAAGGCCCTGCAGAAGCATAAAG GGAGCATGGCTGTGCTGTCTGCAGAGCAGAACCACAAGGTTGACACGTCCGTCCACTACAACATTCCCGAGCTGCAGTCCTCCAGCCGCGCCCCTCCACCCCAGCACAATGGACAGCAGGAGCCCCCCACTGTGAGGAAGGGCCCCCCAACCCAGGAGATGGACCGGGACtcggaagaggaggaagaggaggaggatgaagatgGAGAAGATGATGAGGAAGCCCCAAGACGCAAGTGGCAAGGGATTGAGGCCATTTTTGAAGCTTACCAGGAACACATAGAAG
- the GSE1 gene encoding genetic suppressor element 1 isoform X4: MFGLKPPLYYLPGMSHEPKSPSLGMLSTATRTTATVNPLTPSPLNGALVPSGSPATSSALSAQAAPSSSFAAALRKLAKQAEEPRGSSLSSESSPVSSPATNHSSPASTPKRVPMGPIIVPPGGHSVPSTPPVVTIAPTKTVNGVWRSESRQDAGSRSSSGGRERLIVEPPLPQEKAGGPAIPSHLLSTPYPFGLSPSSVVQDSRFPPLNLQRPVHHVVPPSTVTEDYLRSFRPYHTTDDLRMSSLPPLGLDPATAAAYYHPSYLAPHPFPHPAFRMDDSYCLSALRSPFYPIPTPGSLPPLHPSAMHLHLSGVRYPPELSHSSLAALHSERMSGLSAERLQMDEELRREREREREREADREREKEREREREKEREQEKEREREKERELERQREQRAREKELLAAKALEPAFLPVAELHGLRGHTTEERGKPSEQLTPTRAEKLKDAGLQAPKPVQHPLHPVATPHHTVPSLISNHGIFSLPSSSAATALLIQRTNEEEKWLARQRRLRQEKEDRQSQVSEFRQQVLEQHLDMGRPPVPVEVEHRPDSTTRPGPNRHEPGGRDPPQHFGGPPPLISPKPQLHAAPTALWNPVSLMDNTLETRRAESHSVHSHPAAFEPSRQAAVPLVKVERVFCPEKAEEGPRKREPTPLDKYQPPPPPPREGGSLEHQPFPPGPGPFLAELEKSTQTILGQQRASLPQAATFGELSGPLKPGSPYRPPAPRAPDPAYIYDEFLQQRRRLVSKLDLEERRRREAQEKGYYYDLDDSYDESDEEEVRAHLRCVAEQPPLKLDTSSEKLEFLQLFGLTTQQQKEELVAQKRRKRRRMLRERSPSPPTVQSKRQTPSPRLALSTRYSPDEMNNSPNFEEKKKFLTIFNLTHISAEKRKDKERLVEMLRAMKQKALSAAVADSLTNSPRDSPAVSLSEPATQQASLDVEKPVGVAASLSDVPKAMEPGKLEQVRPQELSRIQELAPASGEKARLSEAPGGKKSLSMLHYIRGAASKDIPVPLSHSTNGKSKPWEPFVAEEFAHQFHESVLQSTQKALQKHKGSMAVLSAEQNHKVDTSVHYNIPELQSSSRAPPPQHNGQQEPPTVRKGPPTQEMDRDSEEEEEEEDEDGEDDEEAPRRKWQGIEAIFEAYQEHIEEQNLERQVLQTQCRRLEARHYSLSLTAEQLSHSVAELRSQKQKMVSERERLQAELDHLRKCLALPAMHWPRGYLKGYPR; this comes from the exons gcatgagccatgagccCAAGTCCCCTTCGCTAGGGATGCTTTCCACCGCGACCAGGACCACCGCCACCGTCAACCCCCTCACCCCCTCGCCGCTCAATGGCGCCCTGGTGCCCAGCGGCAGCCCCGCCACCAGCAGCGCGCTGTCGGCCCAGGCCGCGCCATCCTCCAGCTTTGCCGCCGCGCTGCGCAAGCTCGCCAAACAGGCGGAGGAGCCCAGAG GGTCCTCACTGAGCAGCGAGTCGTCCCCCGTGTCCTCTCCGGCCACCAACCATAGCTCCCCTGCCAGCACACCCAAGCGCGTGCCCATGGGCCCTATCATCGTCCCCCCTGGGGGCCACAGCGTGCCCAGCACACCCCCCGTGGTGACCATCGCTCCAACCAAAACCGTCAATGGCGTCTGGAGGAGTGAAAGCCGGCAG GACGCCGGCTCCAGGAGCAGCAGTGGAGGTCGGGAACGCCTCATTGTGGAGCCCCCGCTCCCCCAGGAGAAGGCAGGGGGCCCAGCCATCCCCTCGCACCTGCTCAGCACCCCCTACCCTTTCGGCCTCTCCCCCAGCTCGGTTGTGCAGGATTCCCGCTTCCCACCACTCAA CCTCCAGCGGCCTGTGCACCACGTGGTGCCCCCCAGCACCGTGACCGAGGACTACCTGAGAAGCTTCCGGCCCTACCACACCACTGACGACCTCCGCATGTCCTCGCTGCCTCCCCTCGGCCTGGACCCGGCCACTGCTGCAGCCTACTACCACCCCAGCTACCTGGCCCcacaccccttcccccacccgGCCTTCAG GATGGATGACTCCTACTGCCTGTCCGCCCTGAGGTCCCCGTTctaccccatccccacccccggCTCCCTGCCCCCGCTGCACCCATCAGCGATGCACCTCCACCTCTCCGGGGTCCGCTACCCCCCCGAGCTCTCCCACTCATCCCTGGCAGCGCTGCACTCGGAGCGCATGTCCGGCCTCAGTGCGGAGAG GCTGCAGATGGACGAGGAGCTAAGGCGGGAGAGGGAGCGTGAGCGTGAGCGTGAGGCTGACCGCGAGCGGGAGAAGGAACGTGAGCGCGAACGCGAGAAGGAGCGCGAGCAAGAGAAGGAGCGTGAGCGTGAGAAGGAGCGCGAGCTGGAGCGCCAGCGGGAGCAGCGGGCCCGGGAGAAGGAGCTGCTGGCCGCCAAGGCCCTGGAGCCCGCCTTCCTGCCTGTGGCCGAGCTGCATGGGCTGCGTGGCCATACCACTGAGGAGCGGGGCAAGCCCTCGGAGCAGCTGACCCCAACCCGAGCAG AGAAGCTGAAGGATGCCGGCCTGCAGGCGCCCAAGCCTGTGCAACACCCCTTGCATCCGGTGGCCACCCCACACCACACGGTGCCGAGCCTCATCTCCAACCATGGCATCTTCTCTCTGCCGAGCAGCAGTGCTGCTACCGCCCTGCTGATCCAGCGCACCAACGAAGAGGAGAAGTGGCTGGCGCGGCAGCGGCGGCTGCGGCAGGAGAAGGAGGACCGGCAGTCTCAGGTGTCGGAGTTCCGGCAGCAAGTGCTGGAACAGCACCTGGACATGGGCCGACCCCCGGTGCCGGTGGAGGTGGAGCACAGGCCAGACAGCACCACCAG GCCAGGACCAAACCGTCACGAGCCAGGTGGCCGCGACCCTccgcagcactttggggggccaccACCTCTGATTTCACCCAAGCCCCAGCTCCATGCTGCACCCACGGCCCTCTGGAACCCCGTGTCCCTGATGGACAACACCTTGGAGACACGGCGGGCCGAGAGCCACTCTGTGCACAGTCATCCGGCTGCATTTGAGCCCAGCCGCCAGGCAGCCGTGCCGCTGGTGAAGGTGGAGCGGGTCTTCTGCCCAGAGAAAGCAGAGGAGGGGCCACGGAAGCGTGAGCCCACCCCCCTGGACAAGTACCAACCACCTCCGCCGCCACCACGAGAGGGAGGGAGCCTGGAGCACCAGCCCTTCCCGCCTGGGCCTGGGCCCTTCCTGGCTGAGCTCGAGAAGTCCACCCAGACCATCCTGGGCCAGCAGCGGGCCTCCCTCCCACAGGCAGCCACCTTCGGGGAGCTCAGCGGACCCCTGAAGCCTGGCTCGCCCTACCGGCCCCCAGCTCCACGGGCCCCCGACCCCGCCTACATCTACGATGAGTTCCTGCAGCAGCGCCGGAGGCTGGTCAGCAAGCTGGATCTGGAGGAGCGCAGGCGGCGGGAGGCCCAGGAGAAAG GGTACTACTACGACCTCGATGACTCTTATGATGAGAGCGATGAGGAGGAGGTCAGGGCCCACCTCCGCTGCGTGGCCGAGCAGCCGCCCCTCAAACTGGACACGTCCTCCGAG AAGCTAGAGTTTTTGCAACTTTTTGGCTTGACCACCCAACAGCAGAAGGAGGAACTGGTGGCCCAGAAGCGCAGGAAGCGGCGGCGGATGTTGAGAGAGAGAAGCCCGTCGCCCCCAACGGTTCAGAGCAAGCGGCAGACGCCTTCGCCGAGACTGGCGCTGTCCACCCGCTACAGCCCTGACGAGATGAACAACAGTCCCAACTTCGAAGAAAAGAAGAAGTTCCTGACCATCTTCAACCTGACCCACATCAGCGCCGAGAAGAGGAAAG ACAAAGAGAGACTTGTTGAAATGCTCCGTGCCATGAAGCAGAAGGCACTGTCAGCAGCAGTGGCCGACTCCTTGACAAACTCTCCGAGGGACAGTCCTGCCGTCTCCCTGAGTG aaCCAGCCACTCAGCAAGCCTCTCTGGATGTGGAGAAGCCGGTGGGGGTTGCTGCTTCCTTGTCTGACGTCCCAAAGGCCATGGAGCCTGGGAAGCTGGAACAGGTTCGGCCCCAGGAGCTGTCGAGAATCCAGGAGCTAGCTCCTGCCAGTGGGGAGAAGGCCAGGCTGAGCGAGGCCCCTGGAGGCAAGAAGAGCCTGAGCATGCTTCACTACATCCGGGGCGCTGCATCCAAGGACATTCCTGTGCCGCTATCCCACAGCACCAATGGGAAGAGCAAGCCGTGGGAGCCCTTTGTGGCAGAAGAGTTTGCACATCAGTTCCACGAGTCAGTGCTGCAGTCCACCCAGAAGGCCCTGCAGAAGCATAAAG GGAGCATGGCTGTGCTGTCTGCAGAGCAGAACCACAAGGTTGACACGTCCGTCCACTACAACATTCCCGAGCTGCAGTCCTCCAGCCGCGCCCCTCCACCCCAGCACAATGGACAGCAGGAGCCCCCCACTGTGAGGAAGGGCCCCCCAACCCAGGAGATGGACCGGGACtcggaagaggaggaagaggaggaggatgaagatgGAGAAGATGATGAGGAAGCCCCAAGACGCAAGTGGCAAGGGATTGAGGCCATTTTTGAAGCTTACCAGGAACACATAGAAG